From Candidatus Polarisedimenticolia bacterium, the proteins below share one genomic window:
- a CDS encoding enoyl-CoA hydratase-related protein — MAFINIGFDVQERIATLTIDRPAVRNALDEPTAREIEQALAEAEENPDVSVVVFTGGGEKVFVSGADLRDLQYRRSRQALEACLNRLFARVDSFPKPTIASLNGHALGGGMELALACDFRIAVAGSKLGFPEVSLGILPGAGGTQRLPRLVGLGRAKALILTGDPIDAEQALSMGLVNQVVPRDELARATRILAAKIASRAPLALRLAKAALNLSSEVPLGSGLSFEILSQTILFETKDKKEGIAAFLEKRKPNFQGD, encoded by the coding sequence TTGGCCTTCATCAACATCGGATTCGACGTTCAAGAGCGGATCGCCACCCTCACCATCGACCGCCCCGCCGTGCGCAACGCCCTGGACGAGCCGACCGCCCGTGAGATCGAGCAGGCGCTCGCCGAGGCCGAAGAAAACCCGGACGTGTCGGTCGTCGTCTTCACGGGCGGAGGCGAGAAAGTCTTCGTCTCCGGCGCCGATCTGCGTGACCTCCAGTACCGCCGATCGAGGCAGGCTCTCGAAGCCTGCCTCAACCGCCTCTTCGCCCGCGTCGACTCCTTCCCCAAGCCCACCATCGCCTCGCTCAACGGCCACGCCCTGGGCGGCGGGATGGAGCTGGCGCTCGCCTGCGATTTTCGGATCGCCGTCGCCGGCTCGAAGCTGGGGTTCCCCGAGGTGAGCCTCGGGATCCTTCCCGGCGCCGGAGGGACACAGCGCCTGCCGCGTCTGGTGGGGCTCGGCCGCGCGAAAGCGCTGATCCTGACCGGCGATCCGATCGATGCCGAGCAGGCGCTGTCGATGGGACTCGTGAACCAGGTGGTTCCCCGCGACGAGCTGGCGCGGGCGACGCGGATTCTGGCGGCGAAAATCGCCTCGCGGGCTCCGCTCGCGCTGCGGCTCGCCAAGGCGGCGCTGAACCTCTCCTCCGAGGTCCCGCTGGGGTCGGGGCTCTCCTTCGAAATCCTTTCGCAGACCATCCTGTTCGAGACGAAGGACAAGAAAGAGGGGATCGCCGCCTTCCTGGAGAAGCGCAAGCCCAACTTCCAAGGTGATTAG
- the lpdA gene encoding dihydrolipoyl dehydrogenase yields MKFDVVVIGAGPGGYTGAIRAAQLGMKTAIVELDPNLGGTCLLRGCIPTKALLQSAALHHSIRQAGDFGLRVGDVQVDFPAVQKRKAGVVERLAKGVAFLMKKNGIQVFEGTGRIEGPGRVAVLSRSGKSQILEAKNVLLATGSEAKGLPGIEPDGKRILTSDQILELTAVPKTLLILGAGAVGVEFASIYASFGSKVTLVELLPRIVPGEDEEVSKELERCFRKRGIEIVTHARVEKAATTPRGVEISLTAGNDAGKSRSLSAELLLLGVGRRPKSEPLGLGKTRVIVEKGFVRTDTEYRTAEPGIWAVGDLVGKAPLAHVASHEAVAAVEAMAGQKPHPINYDHVPWCTYCEPEVARVGLTETQARERGFDVKTGKFPFTALGRALILGENEGFVKLVTDAKYGEVLGVHIIGPRATELIAEGAALLRLEAVNEEILAIVHAHPTLSEAVGEAALDVLGRSLNR; encoded by the coding sequence ATGAAGTTCGACGTCGTCGTCATCGGGGCGGGGCCGGGCGGCTACACGGGCGCCATCCGGGCCGCCCAGCTCGGGATGAAGACGGCGATCGTCGAGCTGGATCCGAATCTCGGCGGGACCTGCCTGCTGCGCGGCTGCATCCCCACCAAGGCCCTTCTCCAGAGCGCGGCGCTGCATCATTCCATCCGGCAGGCGGGCGATTTCGGCCTGCGGGTCGGGGACGTGCAGGTCGATTTCCCCGCCGTCCAGAAACGGAAGGCGGGCGTCGTCGAGCGCCTCGCCAAAGGGGTCGCGTTCCTGATGAAAAAGAACGGCATCCAGGTCTTTGAAGGGACCGGCCGCATCGAAGGCCCGGGCCGCGTCGCCGTCCTGTCCCGGTCGGGCAAGAGCCAGATCCTGGAGGCGAAGAACGTCCTTCTGGCGACCGGCTCGGAGGCCAAGGGGCTGCCGGGGATCGAGCCCGACGGCAAGCGGATCCTGACCTCCGATCAGATTCTCGAGCTGACGGCCGTCCCGAAGACGCTGCTGATCCTCGGGGCGGGCGCCGTGGGCGTCGAGTTCGCCTCGATCTACGCGTCGTTCGGCTCGAAGGTCACGCTCGTCGAGCTGCTTCCCCGCATCGTTCCCGGCGAGGACGAGGAGGTCTCGAAGGAGCTGGAGCGCTGCTTCCGGAAGCGCGGCATCGAGATCGTCACCCACGCCAGGGTCGAGAAAGCCGCGACGACGCCGCGCGGCGTGGAGATTTCGCTGACCGCCGGGAACGATGCGGGAAAGAGCCGATCGCTCTCCGCGGAGCTTCTTCTCCTCGGCGTCGGCCGCCGGCCGAAGAGCGAGCCTCTCGGATTGGGGAAGACGCGGGTCATCGTGGAGAAGGGATTCGTCCGGACCGACACGGAGTACCGGACCGCTGAGCCCGGAATCTGGGCCGTCGGAGACCTCGTGGGGAAGGCCCCGCTCGCGCACGTCGCTTCCCACGAGGCGGTCGCCGCGGTGGAGGCGATGGCGGGACAGAAGCCTCATCCCATCAACTACGATCACGTCCCCTGGTGCACGTATTGCGAGCCCGAGGTGGCGCGCGTGGGGCTGACCGAGACGCAGGCCAGGGAGCGCGGCTTCGACGTGAAGACCGGGAAATTCCCCTTCACGGCGCTCGGCCGGGCGCTCATCCTGGGCGAGAACGAGGGGTTCGTGAAGCTGGTGACCGACGCGAAATACGGGGAGGTTCTGGGCGTCCACATCATCGGTCCCCGCGCGACGGAGCTGATCGCCGAAGGGGCGGCCCTGCTCCGGCTGGAGGCGGTGAACGAGGAAATCCTCGCGATCGTCCACGCCCACCCGACCCTTTCCGAGGCCGTGGGCGAAGCCGCCCTCGACGTCCTCGGGCGCTCCCTCAATCGCTGA
- a CDS encoding alpha-ketoacid dehydrogenase subunit beta translates to MAETATYLEAIRQGLWEEMERDDRVFCLGEDIAAYGGAFKLTRGFLERFGARRVIDTPIAESAIVGAAIGASMMGMRPVAEMQFIDFIACAFNQITNFAAKSRWRCGAAVPIVIRGPAGAGVRGGPFHSQSPEMHFVHTPGLKVVVPSTPRDAKGLIKAAIRDEDPVIYLEHKLLYRLPRIKEALPEDDYVVPIGKAALVREGKDLSMIAYGAMVLHCLDAAEALAREGVDAEVLDLRTLLPLDEPAIEATARKTGKVLVVHEDTKTGGIAGEIAALINEKAFESLDAPVLRVTSPDAPIPYSAPQEDSFLPNAAKVLEAARGLAAY, encoded by the coding sequence ATGGCCGAGACCGCGACCTACCTCGAGGCGATCCGCCAGGGCCTCTGGGAGGAGATGGAGCGGGACGACAGGGTCTTCTGCCTCGGCGAGGACATCGCCGCGTACGGCGGCGCTTTCAAGCTCACGCGCGGCTTCCTCGAGCGCTTCGGCGCGCGGCGCGTCATCGACACTCCGATCGCCGAATCGGCGATCGTCGGGGCGGCGATCGGCGCCTCGATGATGGGCATGCGGCCGGTGGCGGAGATGCAGTTCATCGATTTCATCGCCTGCGCCTTCAACCAGATCACCAACTTCGCCGCCAAGAGTCGCTGGCGCTGCGGCGCGGCCGTTCCGATCGTCATCCGCGGCCCGGCGGGCGCCGGCGTTCGGGGCGGTCCGTTCCACTCCCAGAGCCCTGAGATGCACTTCGTGCACACTCCGGGGCTGAAGGTGGTGGTCCCGTCGACCCCGCGCGACGCGAAAGGGCTCATCAAGGCGGCGATCCGGGACGAGGATCCGGTGATCTACCTGGAGCACAAGCTGCTCTACCGCCTTCCGCGGATCAAAGAGGCTCTGCCGGAAGACGATTACGTCGTCCCTATCGGCAAGGCGGCGCTAGTCCGCGAGGGGAAGGATCTCTCGATGATCGCCTACGGCGCCATGGTGCTCCACTGTCTCGACGCCGCCGAGGCCCTGGCGCGGGAGGGGGTCGACGCCGAGGTGCTCGACCTCCGCACGCTCCTGCCGCTCGACGAGCCGGCGATCGAGGCGACCGCCCGGAAGACGGGGAAGGTCCTCGTGGTCCACGAGGACACCAAGACCGGCGGGATCGCGGGAGAGATCGCGGCCTTGATTAATGAAAAGGCCTTCGAATCGCTCGACGCTCCGGTGTTGCGCGTCACCTCGCCCGACGCGCCGATCCCGTACAGCGCGCCGCAGGAGGATTCTTTCCTGCCGAACGCCGCCAAGGTCCTGGAGGCGGCGCGGGGGCTGGCGGCGTACTAG